Proteins encoded together in one Urocitellus parryii isolate mUroPar1 chromosome 3, mUroPar1.hap1, whole genome shotgun sequence window:
- the Camsap3 gene encoding calmodulin-regulated spectrin-associated protein 3 isoform X3, giving the protein MVEAAPAGPGPLRRTFLVPEIKSLDQYDFSRAKAAASLAWVLRAAFGGAEHVPPELWEPFYTDQYAQEHVKPPVTRLLLSAELYCRAWRQALPQLETPPSPSALLALLARRGTVPALPERPVREADLRHQPILMGAHLAVIDALMVAFSFEWTKTLPGPLALTSLEHKLLFWVDTTVRRLQEKTEQEAAQRVSPAAPADGAAPVQPSCPTRWYWKLVPIRYRKDRAVARRAPCFPTVTSLQDLASGAALAATIHCYCPQLLRLEEVCLKDPMSVADSLYNLQLVQDFCASRLPRGCPLSLEDLLYVPPPLKVNLVVLLAEMFMCFEVLKPDFVQAKDLPDGHAASPRGTEASPPQNNSGSSSPVFNFRHPLLSPGGPQSPLRGSTGSLKSSPSMSHMEALGKAWNRQLSRPLSQAVSFSTPFGLDSDVDVVMGDPVLLRSVSSDSLGPPRPVPARPPSQPPPEPGDLPTIEEALQIIHSAEPRLLPDGAADGSFYLHSPEGLSKPPLAPSYLPEGASKPLSDGPAKAPVYVSHPEAPSKPSPCPSGEVLKLPAPSEGSPKAVASSPAAANSEVKMTSFAERKKQLVKAEAEAGAGSPTSTPAAPEALSSEMSELGARLEEKRRAIEAQKRRIEAIFAKHRQRLGKSAFLQVQPREAAGEAEAEAEAEAEAEPGLAPGGERPAGEGQGEPSSRPKSVTFSPELGPVPPEGLGDYNRAVSKLSAALSSLQRDMQRLTDQQQRLLAPQEAPGPAPPPAAWVIPGPTAGPKAASPSPARRAPAARRSPGPGPSPAPRSPKHARPAELRLAPLTRVLTPPHDVDSLPHLRKFSPSQVPVQTRSSILLAEGTPPEEPSARPGLIEIPLASLGEPAAEEEGDGSPPGAEDSLEEEASSEGEPRAGLGFFYKDEDKPEDEMAQKRASLLERQQRRAEEARRRKQWQEAEKEQRREESVRLAQEAPGPAPAAPTAPVAPVATQIPAARAPAEEEVGPRRGDFTRLEYERRAQLKLMDDLDKVLRPRATGTGGPGRGGRRAPRPRSGCCDDSALARSPARGLLGSRLSKIYSQSTLSLSTVANEAPNHLGVKRPTSRAPSPSGLMSPSRLPGSRERDWENGSNASSPASVPEYTGPRLYKEPSAKSNKFIIHNALSHCCLAGKVNEPQKNRILEEIEKSKANHFLILFRDSSCQFRALYTLSGETEELSRLAGYGPRTVTPAMVEGIYKYNSDRKRFTQIPAKTMSMSVDAFTIQGHLWQSKKPTTPKKGGSTPK; this is encoded by the exons AGCACGTGCCCCCGGAGCTGTGGGAGCCCTTCTATACTGACCAGTACGCGCAGGAGCACGTGAAGCCCCCGGTGACGCGGCTGCTCCTCTCGGCCGAGCTCTACTGCCGGGCCTGGCGCCAGGCGCTGCCGCAGCTCGAGACACCTCCTAGCCCCTCTGCACTGCTGGCCCTGCTGGCACGGAGGGGCACAGTGCCAGCACTGCCCGAGCGCCCTGTGCGCGAGGCTGACCTGAGACACCAGCCCATTCTCATG GGAGCCCATCTAGCTGTTATTGATGCCCTCATGGTTGCCTTCTCCTTCGAGTGGACCAAGACGCTGCCTGGTCCTTTGGCTCTGACCAGCTTGGAGCACAAGCTCCTTTTCTGGGTGGACACG ACTGTCAGGAGGCTGCAGGAAAAGACAGAGCAAGAAGCGGCCCAGCGTGTGTCTCCTGCTGCCCCTGCAGATGGGGCAGCCCCGGTGCAGCCCTCG TGCCCCACGCGCTGGTATTGGAAGCTGGTTCCT ATCCGATACCGCAAGGACCGTGCCGTGGCCCGTCGTGCCCCCTGCTTCCCAACTGTGACGAGCCTCCAGGACCTGGCCAGCGGGGCGGCCCTGGCCGCCACCATCCACTGCTATTGCCCCCAGCTGTTACGACTTGAGG AGGTGTGCCTCAAGGACCCCATGTCTGTGGCGGACAGCCTGTACAATCTCCAGCTGGTGCAGGATTTCTGTGCCTCCCGCCTTCCTCGTGGCTGCCCGCTGTCCCTTGAGGACTTGCTTTATGTCCCACCGCCCCTCAAG GTCAACCTGGTGGTCCTGCTGGCCGAGATGTTCATGTGCTTCGAGGTGCTGAAGCCTGACTTTGTGCAGGCCAAGGACCTGCCGGACGGGCATG CTGCCTCCCCCCGGGGCACTGAGGCCTCCCCACCTCAGAACAATAGTGGCAGCAG TTCTCCTGTCTTCAACTTCCGTCACCCGCTCCTGTCACCTGGCGGCCCCCAGTCCCCCCTCCGAGGATCCACAG gctccctgAAGTCCTCTCCGTCCATGTCCCACATGGAGGCCCTTGGCAAGGCCTGGAACCGCCAGCTCAG CCGTCCCCTCTCCCAGGCTGTGTCCTTCAGCACCCCCTTTGGCCTGGACAGCGACGTGGATGTCGTCATGGGAGACCCCGTCTTGCTCCGCTCCGTCAGCTCGGATAGTCTCGGTCCCCCGAGACCCGTGCCGGCCCGGCCGCCCTCCCAGCCGCCCCCGGAGCCTGGCGACCTGCCCACCATCGAGGAGGCCTTGCAGATCATCCACAGTGCCGAGCCCCGGCTGCTCCCGGACGGGGCCGCCGACGGCAGCTTCTACCTCCACTCCCCGGAGGGGCTCTCCAAACCGCCGCTGGCCCCCTCCTACCTGCCCGAGGGGGCCTCGAAACCGCTGTCTGATGGGCCTGCCAAAGCGCCCGTCTACGTGTCCCACCCAGAGGCCCCCTCAAAACCATCTCCCTGCCCCTCGGGGGAGGTGTTGAAACTACCAGCCCCATCCGAGGGGTCTCCGAAGGCGGTGGCTTCATCCCCAGCGGCGGCCAACTCTGAGGTGAAGATGACCAGTTTTGCTGAACGCAAAAAGCAGCTGGtgaaggctgaggctgaggccgGAGCAGGGTCCCCCACGTCCACTCCAGCAGCACCTGAGGCCCTGAGCTCAGAGATGAGTGAGCTGGGAGCCCGGCTGGAAGAGAAGCGCCGAGCCATAGAGGCCCAAAAGCGGCGCATTGAGGCCATCTTTGCTAAGCACCGCCAGCGGCTGGGCAAGAGCGCCTTTCTACAGGTGCAGCCGCGGGAGGccgcaggggaggctgaggccgagGCCGAGGCTGAGGCGGAGGCCGAGCCAGGCTTGGCCCCTGGTGGCGAGCGGCCAGCAGGTGAGGGCCAGGGTGAGCCATCCTCACGGCCTAAGTCAGTGACCTTCTCCCCAGAGCTGGGCCCAGTGCCcccagagggcctgggggacTACAACCGAGCAGTCAGCAAGCTAAGTGCTGCATTGAGCTCACTGCAGCGGGACATGCAGAGGCTCACGGACCAGCAGCAGCGGCTTCTGGCCCCCCAGGAGGCCCCTGGACCTGCCCCACCACCTGCTGCATGGGTCATTCCTGGCCCCACAGCGGGGCCCAAAgctgcctcccccagccctgcccggCGTGCTCCCGCTGCTCGTCGAAGTCCGGGGCCTGGCCCCAGCCCGGCACCTCGCAGCCCCAAACATGCCCGGCCAGCGGAGCTGCGCCTGGCACCCCTGACCAGGGTGCTCACCCCACCCCACGACGTGGACAGCCTCCCTCATCTGCGCAAGTTCTCACCAAGCCAGGTGCCTGTACAGACGCGTTCCTCCATCCTCCTGGCGGAGGGGACACCTCCCGAGGAGCCCTCGGCCAGGCCTGGCCTCATCGAGATCCCCCTGGCTAGCCTGGGAGAGCCTGCTGCCGAGGAGGAGGGCGATGGGAGCCCCCCTGGGGCCGAGGATTCCTTAGAGGAAGAAGCCTCTTCCGAGGGAGAGCCTCGGGCTGGCCTTGGCTTCTTCTATAAG GACGAAGACAAGCCCGAGGATGAGATGGCTCAAAAGCGGGCCAGCCTCCTAGAGCGGCAGCAGCGTCGAGCAGAGGAGGCCCGGAGACGCAAACAGTggcaggaggctgagaaggagcAGCGGAGGGAGGAGTCTGTGAG ACTGGCCCAGGAGGCCCCTGGCCCCGCCCCTGCAGCACCCACGGCTCCTGTGGCCCCAGTGGCCACCCAGATCCCCGCTGCCCGGGCCCCAGCTGAGGAGGAGGTGGGCCCCCGGCGAGGGGACTTCACGAGACTTGAGTATGAACGCCGGGCCCAGCTAAAGCTGATGGACGACCTTGATAAGGTGCTGCGGCCCCGGGCCACGGGGACCGGGGGGCCGGGTCGCGGCGGGCGGAGGGCCCCCCGGCCACGCTCTGGTTGCTGCGATGACTCGGCCCTGGCACGAAGCCCAGCCCGCGGCCTGCTGG GCTCGAGGCTCAGCAAGATCTACTCTCAGTCCACCCTGTCCCTGTCCACTGTGGCCAATGAGGCCCCCAATCACCTCGGTGTGAAAAGGCCCACGTCGCG GGCGCCGTCCCCATCTGGCCTCATGTCCCCCAGCCGCCTGCCCGGAAGCCGAGAGCGCGACTGGGAGAATGGCAGCAATGCCTCCTCCCCAGCGTCAGTGCCCGAGTACACAG GTCCAAGGCTGTACAAGGAGCCCAGCGCCAAGTCCAACAAGTTCATCATCCACAACGCCCTGTCGCACTGCTGCCTGGCGGGCAAGGTGAACGAGCCGCAGAAGAACCGCATTCTTGAG GAAATTGAGAAGAGCAAGGCCAACCACTTCCTGATCCTCTTCCGTGACTCGAGCTGCCAGTTCCGGGCGCTCTACACGTTGTCTGGGGAGACGGAGGAGCTGTCTCGGCTGGCGGGCTATGGCCCCCGAACTGTCACCCCCGCCATGGTGGAAGGCATCTACAAGTACAACTCAGACCGCAAGCGCTTCACTCAGATTCCCGCCAAGACCATGTCTATGAGCGTGGACGCCTTCACCATCCAGGGCCATCTCTGGCAGAGCAAGAAGCCCACCACTCCCAAGAAGGGCGGCAGCACCCCCAAATAG
- the Camsap3 gene encoding calmodulin-regulated spectrin-associated protein 3 isoform X5 produces the protein MVEAAPAGPGPLRRTFLVPEIKSLDQYDFSRAKAAASLAWVLRAAFGGAEHVPPELWEPFYTDQYAQEHVKPPVTRLLLSAELYCRAWRQALPQLETPPSPSALLALLARRGTVPALPERPVREADLRHQPILMGAHLAVIDALMVAFSFEWTKTLPGPLALTSLEHKLLFWVDTTVRRLQEKTEQEAAQRVSPAAPADGAAPVQPSCPTRWYWKLVPHAIAFCLKESGNKPPMIRYRKDRAVARRAPCFPTVTSLQDLASGAALAATIHCYCPQLLRLEEVCLKDPMSVADSLYNLQLVQDFCASRLPRGCPLSLEDLLYVPPPLKVNLVVLLAEMFMCFEVLKPDFVQAKDLPDGHAASPRGTEASPPQNNSGSSSPVFNFRHPLLSPGGPQSPLRGSTGSLKSSPSMSHMEALGKAWNRQLSQVPVQTRSSILLAEGTPPEEPSARPGLIEIPLASLGEPAAEEEGDGSPPGAEDSLEEEASSEGEPRAGLGFFYKDEDKPEDEMAQKRASLLERQQRRAEEARRRKQWQEAEKEQRREESVRLAQEAPGPAPAAPTAPVAPVATQIPAARAPAEEEVGPRRGDFTRLEYERRAQLKLMDDLDKVLRPRATGTGGPGRGGRRAPRPRSGCCDDSALARSPARGLLGSRLSKIYSQSTLSLSTVANEAPNHLGVKRPTSRAPSPSGLMSPSRLPGSRERDWENGSNASSPASVPEYTGPRLYKEPSAKSNKFIIHNALSHCCLAGKVNEPQKNRILEEIEKSKANHFLILFRDSSCQFRALYTLSGETEELSRLAGYGPRTVTPAMVEGIYKYNSDRKRFTQIPAKTMSMSVDAFTIQGHLWQSKKPTTPKKGGSTPK, from the exons AGCACGTGCCCCCGGAGCTGTGGGAGCCCTTCTATACTGACCAGTACGCGCAGGAGCACGTGAAGCCCCCGGTGACGCGGCTGCTCCTCTCGGCCGAGCTCTACTGCCGGGCCTGGCGCCAGGCGCTGCCGCAGCTCGAGACACCTCCTAGCCCCTCTGCACTGCTGGCCCTGCTGGCACGGAGGGGCACAGTGCCAGCACTGCCCGAGCGCCCTGTGCGCGAGGCTGACCTGAGACACCAGCCCATTCTCATG GGAGCCCATCTAGCTGTTATTGATGCCCTCATGGTTGCCTTCTCCTTCGAGTGGACCAAGACGCTGCCTGGTCCTTTGGCTCTGACCAGCTTGGAGCACAAGCTCCTTTTCTGGGTGGACACG ACTGTCAGGAGGCTGCAGGAAAAGACAGAGCAAGAAGCGGCCCAGCGTGTGTCTCCTGCTGCCCCTGCAGATGGGGCAGCCCCGGTGCAGCCCTCG TGCCCCACGCGCTGGTATTGGAAGCTGGTTCCT CACGCAATTGCCTTCTGTTTGAAGGAGTCGGGGAACAAACCCCCCATG ATCCGATACCGCAAGGACCGTGCCGTGGCCCGTCGTGCCCCCTGCTTCCCAACTGTGACGAGCCTCCAGGACCTGGCCAGCGGGGCGGCCCTGGCCGCCACCATCCACTGCTATTGCCCCCAGCTGTTACGACTTGAGG AGGTGTGCCTCAAGGACCCCATGTCTGTGGCGGACAGCCTGTACAATCTCCAGCTGGTGCAGGATTTCTGTGCCTCCCGCCTTCCTCGTGGCTGCCCGCTGTCCCTTGAGGACTTGCTTTATGTCCCACCGCCCCTCAAG GTCAACCTGGTGGTCCTGCTGGCCGAGATGTTCATGTGCTTCGAGGTGCTGAAGCCTGACTTTGTGCAGGCCAAGGACCTGCCGGACGGGCATG CTGCCTCCCCCCGGGGCACTGAGGCCTCCCCACCTCAGAACAATAGTGGCAGCAG TTCTCCTGTCTTCAACTTCCGTCACCCGCTCCTGTCACCTGGCGGCCCCCAGTCCCCCCTCCGAGGATCCACAG gctccctgAAGTCCTCTCCGTCCATGTCCCACATGGAGGCCCTTGGCAAGGCCTGGAACCGCCAGCTCAG CCAGGTGCCTGTACAGACGCGTTCCTCCATCCTCCTGGCGGAGGGGACACCTCCCGAGGAGCCCTCGGCCAGGCCTGGCCTCATCGAGATCCCCCTGGCTAGCCTGGGAGAGCCTGCTGCCGAGGAGGAGGGCGATGGGAGCCCCCCTGGGGCCGAGGATTCCTTAGAGGAAGAAGCCTCTTCCGAGGGAGAGCCTCGGGCTGGCCTTGGCTTCTTCTATAAG GACGAAGACAAGCCCGAGGATGAGATGGCTCAAAAGCGGGCCAGCCTCCTAGAGCGGCAGCAGCGTCGAGCAGAGGAGGCCCGGAGACGCAAACAGTggcaggaggctgagaaggagcAGCGGAGGGAGGAGTCTGTGAG ACTGGCCCAGGAGGCCCCTGGCCCCGCCCCTGCAGCACCCACGGCTCCTGTGGCCCCAGTGGCCACCCAGATCCCCGCTGCCCGGGCCCCAGCTGAGGAGGAGGTGGGCCCCCGGCGAGGGGACTTCACGAGACTTGAGTATGAACGCCGGGCCCAGCTAAAGCTGATGGACGACCTTGATAAGGTGCTGCGGCCCCGGGCCACGGGGACCGGGGGGCCGGGTCGCGGCGGGCGGAGGGCCCCCCGGCCACGCTCTGGTTGCTGCGATGACTCGGCCCTGGCACGAAGCCCAGCCCGCGGCCTGCTGG GCTCGAGGCTCAGCAAGATCTACTCTCAGTCCACCCTGTCCCTGTCCACTGTGGCCAATGAGGCCCCCAATCACCTCGGTGTGAAAAGGCCCACGTCGCG GGCGCCGTCCCCATCTGGCCTCATGTCCCCCAGCCGCCTGCCCGGAAGCCGAGAGCGCGACTGGGAGAATGGCAGCAATGCCTCCTCCCCAGCGTCAGTGCCCGAGTACACAG GTCCAAGGCTGTACAAGGAGCCCAGCGCCAAGTCCAACAAGTTCATCATCCACAACGCCCTGTCGCACTGCTGCCTGGCGGGCAAGGTGAACGAGCCGCAGAAGAACCGCATTCTTGAG GAAATTGAGAAGAGCAAGGCCAACCACTTCCTGATCCTCTTCCGTGACTCGAGCTGCCAGTTCCGGGCGCTCTACACGTTGTCTGGGGAGACGGAGGAGCTGTCTCGGCTGGCGGGCTATGGCCCCCGAACTGTCACCCCCGCCATGGTGGAAGGCATCTACAAGTACAACTCAGACCGCAAGCGCTTCACTCAGATTCCCGCCAAGACCATGTCTATGAGCGTGGACGCCTTCACCATCCAGGGCCATCTCTGGCAGAGCAAGAAGCCCACCACTCCCAAGAAGGGCGGCAGCACCCCCAAATAG